Proteins co-encoded in one Stenotrophomonas maltophilia genomic window:
- a CDS encoding YfeK family protein — protein sequence MSRNPLLMLAILLAAPLAQAAPGPQAQREIAQLIGSLDGSQCRFQRNGSWYDGSDARAHLQRKYDYLLKKNQVDSAEQFIERAASQSSMSGKPYRIQCPGQPEQTAAAWFGARLQALRQRTP from the coding sequence ATGTCCCGAAACCCTCTCCTGATGCTGGCCATCCTGCTCGCCGCGCCACTCGCCCAAGCCGCCCCCGGACCACAGGCGCAGCGCGAGATCGCCCAGCTGATCGGCAGCCTGGACGGCTCGCAATGCCGGTTCCAGCGCAATGGCAGCTGGTACGACGGCAGCGATGCGCGCGCGCACCTGCAGCGAAAGTACGACTACCTGCTGAAGAAGAACCAGGTGGACAGCGCCGAGCAGTTCATCGAGCGTGCCGCCAGCCAGAGCAGCATGAGTGGCAAGCCCTACCGCATCCAGTGCCCCGGGCAGCCTGAACAGACGGCAGCGGCCTGGTTTGGCGCACGTCTGCAGGCACTGCGCCAACGCACGCCGTAG
- a CDS encoding response regulator transcription factor — MSRVLTIEDDAITAQEILAELASHGLQVDWVADGREGMVRAASGDYDAITLDRMLPGLDGLAIVTTLRRIGIDTPVLMLSALSDVDERVRGLRAGGDDYLTKPFASDEMAARVEVLLRRRQRPAGNETVLRVGDLQLDLLARTAHRGGRSLSLLPTEFKLLEYLMRNAGQVLTRMMLFEEVWGYHFDPGTNLIDVHIGRLRRKLDHPDAPALIRTVRGSGYVLSETV, encoded by the coding sequence ATGTCGCGTGTATTGACCATCGAGGATGACGCCATCACCGCCCAGGAAATCCTGGCGGAACTGGCCAGTCATGGCCTGCAGGTGGACTGGGTGGCCGACGGCCGCGAAGGCATGGTGCGGGCGGCCAGCGGTGACTATGACGCGATCACGCTGGATCGCATGCTGCCCGGCCTGGATGGCCTGGCCATCGTCACCACGCTGCGCCGGATCGGCATCGATACGCCGGTGTTGATGCTCAGTGCGCTGTCCGACGTCGACGAACGCGTGCGTGGTCTGCGCGCCGGTGGCGACGACTACCTGACCAAGCCGTTCGCCTCCGACGAGATGGCGGCGAGGGTGGAAGTGCTGCTGCGCCGCCGCCAGCGCCCGGCCGGCAACGAGACCGTGCTGCGGGTGGGCGACCTGCAGCTGGACCTGCTGGCGCGCACCGCCCATCGCGGCGGGCGCAGCCTGAGCCTGCTGCCGACCGAGTTCAAGCTGCTGGAGTACCTGATGCGCAACGCCGGCCAGGTGCTGACCCGGATGATGCTGTTCGAGGAAGTGTGGGGCTATCACTTCGACCCCGGCACCAACCTGATCGATGTCCATATTGGTCGCCTGCGGCGCAAGCTGGACCACCCCGATGCCCCGGCGCTGATCCGTACCGTGCGCGGTAGCGGCTATGTCCTCAGCGAAACTGTCTGA
- a CDS encoding PspC domain-containing protein, translating to MNTTPRTLSRSLNDRMIAGVIGGIAHRFGWSPTLLRVIYVLVSVASAAFPGILVYLILWLLIPNEAD from the coding sequence ATGAACACCACGCCCAGGACGCTGTCGCGATCGCTCAACGACCGCATGATTGCCGGCGTGATCGGCGGCATCGCGCACCGCTTCGGCTGGAGCCCCACGCTGCTGCGGGTGATCTACGTGCTGGTATCGGTGGCCTCGGCCGCGTTCCCGGGCATTCTGGTCTATCTGATCCTGTGGCTGTTGATTCCCAACGAGGCCGATTGA
- a CDS encoding PAS domain S-box protein: protein MAGQGNNGNGMLERRLHELAEERRRLAMIIDGTAAGTWEWNVQTGQMRVNARWAEIVGYRLDELEPVCQKTFLKLVHPDDIALSDAALEDHFEGRSDNYACLLRMRHRNGQWIWIQDRGRVFEWDGQGRPLWMAGAHADVTELQQARHDAAETRQRLQAVVDASDEVAVIATDTDGTITLFNTGAERLLGYSAAEVVGQRRLDAFHDPQELRAWLQPQAAADGTLPGVFEALSARADGQTYSRQWTLLRKDGQSRQVRLSISRMDGADGQRIGYVGMAIDITEILQARAEARLSAEKFAGAFTSAALGMALVSLEGRWLDVNDALCRILGYPREELLQVDFQRLTHADDLQADLALVQDLLAGRRSHYHLEKRYLDRDGRTIWARLSVSLVRNEHGEPLHFVSQIQDITAQRSSEQRLFESEQRSRITLDAVADLVLSVNLDGRIDYANAAAVRTLAGDGALSLAGHKVQDVLSLTTEYAPGSVLDVSVLLDPESNAVDLHADLLLRLGSATVPADLTRAWLRDDEGHVRGAVWVLRDDTQQRARQREARHLAEIDPLTELSNRRGFEVHLQQAITRVERTGQAASLMYIDLDRFKPVNDTWGHLAGDAVLWAVASVLRHGVRDSDVVARLGGDEFAVILSGCTPRRAARIGGELLHTLASLSIPWDQHRLRVGASIGIAPLAGGMSVDQAVAAADAQCYRAKAMGRNNVQVQGELSDLPGEDGEAG from the coding sequence ATGGCGGGCCAGGGCAACAACGGCAACGGGATGCTGGAGCGACGCCTGCACGAGCTGGCCGAGGAGCGCCGCCGGCTGGCGATGATCATCGACGGTACCGCGGCCGGCACCTGGGAATGGAACGTGCAGACCGGGCAGATGCGGGTCAACGCGCGCTGGGCCGAAATCGTCGGTTATCGGCTGGACGAGCTGGAGCCGGTCTGCCAGAAGACCTTCCTGAAGCTGGTCCATCCCGATGACATCGCGTTGTCCGATGCGGCGCTGGAAGACCACTTCGAAGGGCGCAGCGACAACTATGCCTGCCTGCTGCGCATGCGCCACCGCAATGGCCAATGGATCTGGATCCAGGACCGGGGCAGGGTGTTCGAATGGGATGGGCAGGGGCGGCCGCTGTGGATGGCCGGCGCGCATGCCGATGTGACCGAACTGCAGCAGGCCCGGCATGACGCGGCCGAGACCCGCCAGCGCCTGCAGGCCGTGGTCGATGCCTCCGACGAGGTGGCGGTGATCGCCACCGATACCGATGGCACCATCACCCTGTTCAATACCGGCGCAGAGCGGTTGCTGGGCTACAGCGCCGCTGAGGTGGTCGGCCAGCGCAGGCTCGATGCCTTCCACGACCCGCAGGAGCTCAGGGCCTGGCTGCAACCGCAGGCCGCGGCCGATGGCACGCTTCCGGGCGTGTTCGAGGCGCTCAGCGCGCGCGCCGACGGCCAGACGTATTCACGACAATGGACCCTGCTGCGCAAGGATGGCCAGTCGCGCCAGGTGCGGCTGTCGATCAGCCGCATGGACGGGGCTGACGGCCAGCGCATCGGCTACGTCGGCATGGCCATCGACATCACCGAGATCCTGCAGGCACGTGCCGAAGCGCGCCTGTCGGCGGAGAAGTTCGCCGGCGCGTTCACCTCCGCCGCACTGGGCATGGCGCTGGTGTCGCTGGAAGGCCGCTGGCTGGACGTCAACGACGCGCTGTGCCGGATCCTTGGCTATCCGCGCGAGGAACTGCTGCAGGTCGATTTCCAGCGCCTGACCCATGCCGATGACCTGCAGGCCGATCTGGCCCTGGTGCAGGACCTGCTGGCGGGCCGGCGCAGCCATTACCATCTGGAAAAGCGCTACCTGGACCGCGATGGCCGCACCATCTGGGCGCGCCTGTCGGTCTCGCTGGTGCGCAACGAGCATGGCGAACCGCTGCATTTCGTCTCGCAGATCCAGGACATCACCGCCCAGCGCAGCAGCGAGCAGCGCCTGTTCGAGAGCGAGCAGCGCAGCCGCATCACCCTGGATGCGGTGGCCGACCTGGTGCTCAGCGTCAACCTTGATGGTCGCATCGATTACGCCAATGCGGCGGCGGTGCGCACCCTGGCCGGCGATGGCGCCTTGTCGCTGGCCGGGCACAAGGTGCAGGACGTGCTGTCGCTGACCACCGAATATGCGCCCGGCTCGGTGCTGGATGTATCGGTACTGCTGGACCCGGAAAGCAACGCCGTGGACCTGCATGCCGATCTGCTGCTGCGCCTGGGCAGCGCCACGGTGCCGGCGGACCTGACCCGTGCCTGGCTGCGCGACGATGAAGGCCATGTGCGGGGCGCGGTGTGGGTGCTGCGCGATGACACCCAGCAGCGCGCACGCCAGCGCGAGGCCCGCCACCTGGCCGAGATCGACCCGCTGACTGAACTGAGCAACCGCCGTGGCTTCGAGGTGCATCTGCAGCAGGCGATCACCCGCGTTGAACGGACCGGGCAGGCCGCATCGCTGATGTATATCGACCTGGACCGCTTCAAGCCGGTGAACGACACCTGGGGGCACCTGGCCGGCGATGCCGTGTTGTGGGCGGTGGCCAGCGTGCTGCGGCACGGCGTGCGTGATTCGGATGTGGTGGCACGCCTGGGCGGCGATGAGTTCGCGGTGATCCTGTCCGGCTGCACGCCGCGCCGCGCTGCCCGCATCGGTGGCGAACTGCTGCACACGCTGGCGTCGCTGTCCATTCCCTGGGACCAGCACCGGCTGCGGGTCGGTGCCAGCATCGGCATTGCGCCGTTGGCCGGCGGCATGAGCGTGGACCAGGCGGTGGCCGCCGCCGATGCCCAGTGCTACCGGGCCAAGGCGATGGGCCGCAACAACGTGCAGGTGCAGGGCGAACTGTCCGACCTGCCGGGCGAGGACGGTGAGGCCGGCTGA
- the phaC gene encoding class III poly(R)-hydroxyalkanoic acid synthase subunit PhaC yields the protein MKGPLGFNADDLMQETLAMQRKLMEGLKLLPQVEDVDYGVTAREEVWRDGKVVLYRFVGEQAPTRRTPLLIVYALVNRPYMVDLQADRSLVQKLLVLGQDVYVLDWGYPDRSERFQTLEDYLLRYIDGAVDALCARSGGPADLLGICQGGVFALCYAALRRHKLGNLITMVTPVDFQTADNMLSHWAQQVDVDLLVDTLGNIPADLMNASYLMLKPFRLNVQKYVGLLDILDDKAALEDFLRMEKWIFDSPDLAGEAFRDFIKQFYQGNGLMKGTVRIGEETVDLLQVTLPVLNIYAEQDHLVPPDASRAMRGRLGTQDYTESSFRGGHIGIYVSGRAQREVPATIDGWLKARDR from the coding sequence ATGAAAGGACCGTTGGGCTTCAACGCCGATGATCTGATGCAGGAAACCCTGGCCATGCAGCGCAAGCTGATGGAAGGGCTGAAGCTGCTGCCGCAGGTGGAGGACGTCGACTATGGCGTGACCGCCCGCGAGGAAGTCTGGCGCGATGGCAAGGTGGTGCTGTACCGCTTTGTCGGTGAGCAGGCGCCGACCCGGCGCACGCCGCTGCTGATCGTCTACGCGCTGGTCAACCGGCCGTACATGGTGGACCTGCAGGCCGATCGTTCGCTGGTGCAGAAGCTGCTGGTGCTGGGCCAGGATGTCTACGTGCTGGACTGGGGCTACCCGGACCGCTCCGAGCGTTTCCAGACCCTGGAGGACTACCTGCTGCGCTACATCGATGGCGCGGTGGACGCCTTGTGCGCACGCAGTGGCGGGCCGGCGGACCTGCTCGGCATCTGCCAGGGCGGTGTGTTCGCGCTGTGCTATGCCGCGCTGCGCCGGCACAAGCTGGGCAACCTGATCACCATGGTCACCCCGGTCGATTTCCAGACCGCCGACAACATGCTCTCGCACTGGGCACAGCAGGTGGATGTGGACCTGCTGGTGGATACGCTGGGCAACATCCCGGCCGACCTGATGAACGCCAGCTACCTGATGCTCAAGCCGTTCCGTTTGAACGTGCAGAAGTACGTCGGCCTGCTCGACATCCTCGATGACAAGGCGGCGCTGGAGGACTTTCTGCGCATGGAAAAGTGGATCTTCGATTCACCGGACCTGGCAGGCGAGGCGTTCCGTGACTTCATCAAGCAGTTCTATCAGGGCAACGGCTTGATGAAGGGTACGGTGCGGATCGGTGAGGAGACGGTGGATCTGTTGCAGGTGACCCTGCCGGTACTGAACATCTACGCCGAGCAGGATCACCTGGTGCCGCCCGATGCCTCGCGCGCGATGCGCGGTCGACTGGGCACGCAGGACTACACCGAGTCCAGTTTCCGCGGCGGCCACATCGGCATCTACGTGTCAGGCCGCGCGCAGCGCGAAGTCCCTGCCACCATCGATGGCTGGCTGAAGGCCCGGGACCGGTAG
- a CDS encoding Tex family protein → MHDAKNAQSALAQQIAQTIAEEIGAQSAQVRAAVGLLDEGASVPFIARYRKEVTGGLDDTQLRNLEVRLTYLRELEDRRAAVLASIGEQGKLSDELRTDILAADTKSRLEDLYLPYKPKRRTRAQIAREAGLEPLADGLLADPTQDPQVFGATFIDSDKGVADTKAALEGARAILMERWGEDAALVGELRTWLGETGLIRARVAEGKETEGAKYRDYFEHAESLAKIPSHRLLALFRARREEILFLELDPGSDAEAGHQYAEGRVARRAGIADQGRAGDRWLLDACRLTWRAKLHTHLLLDLFNQAREKAEAEAIAVFGDNLKDLLLAAPAGPKTVLGLDPGIRTGCKIAVVDATGKLVATDTIYPHEPRRQWDQSLQTLKQLCAKYNVELIAIGNGTASRETDKLAGEAIKAAANPKLQKVVVSEAGASVYSASEFAAKEFPGLDVSLRGAVSIARRLQDPLAELVKIEPKAIGVGQYQHDVDQYRLARALDARVEDCVNAVGVYVNTASAALLSRVSGLSATVAENIVRHRDDNGPFKRRKDLLKVARLGEKTFEQCAGFLRIADGEQPLDASAVHPEAYPVVERIVASTARPIKALIGDGSFLRGLKAEQFTDESFGVPTVRDILKELEKPGRDPRPEFKAARFAEGVEDIKDLREGMVLEGVVSNVAAFGAFVDIGVHQDGLIHISALSDTYVKDPREVVKAGDIVKVKVLEVDVARKRIALTRRLDDTPGQATSRPGSREERGPGQPARRDAAGQGRGPGRGQGTGNRGGQAAPPANNALAEAFARAKRS, encoded by the coding sequence ATGCACGACGCCAAGAACGCCCAGAGCGCGCTCGCCCAGCAGATCGCCCAGACCATCGCCGAGGAGATCGGTGCCCAGTCCGCCCAGGTACGTGCCGCCGTCGGCCTGCTCGACGAGGGCGCCAGCGTTCCGTTCATCGCGCGCTACCGCAAGGAAGTGACCGGTGGCCTGGATGACACCCAGCTGCGCAACCTGGAAGTGCGCCTGACCTACCTGCGCGAGCTGGAGGACCGCCGTGCGGCGGTGCTGGCCAGCATCGGCGAGCAGGGCAAGCTGAGCGACGAACTGCGCACCGACATCCTGGCCGCCGATACCAAGAGCCGGCTGGAAGACCTGTACCTGCCGTACAAGCCCAAGCGTCGCACCCGCGCGCAGATTGCCCGCGAGGCCGGACTGGAGCCGCTGGCCGATGGCCTGCTGGCCGACCCGACGCAGGACCCGCAGGTTTTCGGCGCCACCTTCATCGACAGCGACAAGGGCGTGGCCGATACCAAGGCGGCGCTGGAAGGCGCGCGCGCGATCCTGATGGAGCGCTGGGGCGAAGATGCCGCGCTGGTCGGTGAACTGCGCACCTGGCTGGGCGAGACCGGCCTGATCCGTGCGCGCGTGGCCGAGGGCAAGGAAACCGAAGGCGCCAAGTACCGCGACTATTTCGAACATGCCGAATCGCTGGCGAAGATTCCCTCGCACCGCTTGCTGGCGCTGTTCCGCGCGCGCCGCGAGGAGATCCTGTTCCTGGAGCTGGACCCGGGCAGCGATGCCGAGGCCGGCCACCAGTACGCCGAAGGGCGCGTGGCGCGCCGGGCCGGCATCGCCGACCAGGGCCGCGCGGGCGACCGTTGGCTGCTGGACGCGTGCCGCCTGACCTGGCGCGCCAAGCTGCACACGCACCTGCTGCTGGACCTGTTCAACCAGGCCCGCGAAAAGGCCGAAGCCGAGGCCATCGCGGTGTTCGGCGACAACCTGAAGGACCTGCTGCTGGCCGCGCCGGCGGGCCCGAAGACCGTGCTGGGGTTGGACCCAGGCATCCGCACCGGCTGCAAGATCGCGGTGGTCGATGCCACCGGCAAGCTGGTGGCTACCGATACCATCTACCCACACGAGCCGCGGCGCCAGTGGGACCAGTCGCTGCAGACCCTCAAGCAGTTGTGCGCGAAATACAACGTCGAGCTGATCGCGATCGGCAACGGCACCGCCAGCCGTGAGACCGACAAGCTGGCCGGTGAAGCGATCAAGGCCGCGGCCAACCCGAAGCTGCAGAAGGTGGTGGTCAGCGAGGCCGGTGCCTCGGTGTACTCGGCCTCCGAGTTCGCGGCCAAGGAATTTCCGGGCCTGGACGTGTCGCTGCGCGGCGCAGTGTCGATCGCACGCCGGTTGCAGGATCCCCTGGCCGAGCTGGTCAAGATCGAGCCCAAGGCGATTGGCGTCGGCCAGTACCAGCACGATGTGGACCAGTACCGCCTGGCGCGGGCGCTGGACGCCCGCGTGGAGGATTGCGTGAACGCGGTGGGCGTGTACGTGAACACGGCCTCGGCCGCACTGCTGTCGCGCGTGTCCGGCCTGTCGGCCACGGTGGCTGAGAACATCGTGCGCCACCGCGATGACAATGGCCCGTTCAAGCGCCGCAAGGACCTGCTCAAGGTCGCGCGCCTGGGCGAAAAGACCTTCGAGCAGTGCGCCGGCTTCCTGCGCATCGCCGACGGTGAACAGCCGCTGGATGCCTCGGCGGTGCATCCCGAAGCCTACCCGGTGGTCGAGCGAATCGTGGCCAGCACCGCACGCCCGATCAAGGCGCTGATCGGCGACGGCAGCTTCCTGCGCGGGCTGAAGGCCGAGCAGTTCACCGATGAATCCTTTGGCGTGCCGACCGTGCGCGACATCCTGAAGGAGCTGGAGAAGCCCGGCCGCGACCCGCGTCCGGAATTCAAGGCCGCACGTTTCGCCGAGGGCGTGGAGGACATCAAGGACCTGCGTGAGGGCATGGTGCTGGAAGGGGTGGTCAGCAACGTGGCCGCGTTCGGTGCCTTCGTCGACATCGGCGTGCACCAGGACGGCCTGATCCACATTTCTGCCCTGTCCGACACCTACGTGAAGGACCCGCGCGAGGTGGTCAAGGCCGGCGATATCGTCAAGGTGAAGGTGCTGGAGGTGGACGTGGCGCGCAAGCGCATCGCCCTGACCCGGCGCCTGGACGACACCCCCGGCCAGGCCACCAGCCGTCCCGGCAGCCGCGAGGAACGCGGTCCGGGCCAGCCGGCACGCCGTGATGCGGCGGGACAGGGCCGTGGGCCCGGCCGCGGCCAGGGCACCGGCAACCGGGGCGGGCAGGCGGCGCCGCCGGCCAACAACGCCCTGGCCGAGGCGTTCGCACGCGCCAAGCGCAGCTGA